One window from the genome of Spirosoma rhododendri encodes:
- the mnmE gene encoding tRNA uridine-5-carboxymethylaminomethyl(34) synthesis GTPase MnmE: MLHSEPIAALATAPGIGAIAVIRVSGDDAIAITNRFFRGKDLTQQPTHTAHFGTLRNPDDTIIDEVLATVFRAPRSFTKEDVVEISCHGSEFIVRQILQRLVAEGVRLARPGEFTQRAFLNGQFDLVQAEAVADLIASDSDASHRAALTQLRGGFSKQLIDLRQQLIDFVALVELELDFGEEDVEFAHRDQLRQLMLSIRRVLHPLIESFAAGNVIKNGVATVIVGKPNAGKSTLLNALLNEEKAIVSDIPGTTRDVIEDELFIDGIRFRLIDTAGLRSATDKIEAIGIERTQQKMRDAALVIYLFDAASISTDDLQAALTEVHESGKPYLLVGNKLDALDTARKQQLEAVADESIHWISAAQHTNLDALRAALSNRVRTDAAVQIGSAVVTNVRHHDHLTGTDNALARALDGLDSGVTPDWLAMDLRVALQHLGELTGQITTDDLLDSIFSKFCIGK, translated from the coding sequence ATCGGGCGATGACGCCATTGCTATCACGAACCGATTCTTCCGGGGAAAAGACCTCACGCAGCAGCCCACTCATACGGCTCATTTCGGCACCCTGCGTAACCCCGACGACACAATTATCGACGAGGTGCTGGCGACCGTGTTTCGGGCACCTCGTTCGTTCACTAAAGAAGACGTTGTCGAGATTTCGTGCCACGGATCGGAGTTTATCGTCCGGCAGATTTTGCAGCGGCTGGTGGCTGAGGGCGTCCGGCTGGCGCGGCCGGGTGAGTTTACCCAGCGGGCCTTCCTCAACGGGCAATTCGATCTGGTGCAGGCCGAAGCCGTGGCTGATCTGATCGCGTCTGACTCCGATGCTAGCCACCGCGCGGCCCTGACACAGCTACGGGGCGGGTTCTCAAAACAGCTTATCGACCTCCGGCAACAACTCATCGACTTCGTGGCGCTGGTCGAACTCGAACTGGATTTCGGCGAGGAAGACGTCGAATTTGCCCACCGCGATCAATTGCGGCAATTGATGCTCAGTATCCGGCGGGTGCTGCACCCACTGATCGAGTCGTTTGCCGCCGGGAATGTCATCAAAAATGGCGTCGCGACGGTGATTGTTGGCAAACCCAATGCGGGAAAATCGACGCTGCTGAATGCGTTGCTGAACGAGGAAAAAGCCATCGTTTCCGATATTCCCGGCACCACCCGCGATGTGATCGAAGACGAACTATTCATCGACGGTATCCGCTTCCGCCTGATCGACACCGCCGGATTACGGTCGGCGACGGATAAGATCGAAGCCATCGGTATCGAACGGACGCAGCAAAAAATGCGCGACGCGGCCCTCGTGATCTACCTGTTCGACGCGGCTTCCATCAGCACCGACGATCTGCAAGCCGCGCTGACGGAAGTGCATGAGTCGGGTAAGCCGTATCTGCTGGTCGGCAACAAACTCGACGCACTCGATACTGCGAGAAAGCAACAGCTGGAAGCTGTTGCGGACGAGTCGATACACTGGATTTCGGCGGCTCAGCACACGAATCTGGATGCGCTACGGGCGGCCCTGTCGAACCGGGTCCGTACCGATGCCGCCGTGCAGATCGGCAGTGCCGTTGTAACCAACGTGCGTCACCATGATCACCTGACCGGTACGGACAACGCCCTGGCCCGCGCCCTCGACGGCCTGGACTCGGGCGTAACCCCCGACTGGCTGGCGATGGACCTGCGCGTAGCCCTGCAACACCTCGGTGAGCTCACCGGACAGATCACTACTGACGATTTGCTCGACTCCATTTTCAGCAAATTCTGCATCGGAAAGTAA
- a CDS encoding fasciclin domain-containing protein produces MFHTLNVKNLRRAGLAVLTATLLITGCTNNTPDPQPGTGTTQPGSGTVTNPGSTTPGSGTTTTPTSPTLTVVASVTYIAQQSNLTLLRTAIVRAGLIDEFNKSGITIFAPSDDAFRAGAIVMPTRSTTRRCLSCNVFYAIMW; encoded by the coding sequence ATGTTTCACACACTCAATGTCAAGAATCTGAGACGGGCGGGACTAGCCGTACTGACAGCAACGCTACTGATAACCGGCTGTACAAACAACACGCCCGACCCACAGCCTGGCACGGGTACAACGCAACCCGGCTCCGGAACGGTGACCAACCCTGGCTCTACAACGCCCGGTTCCGGCACAACGACGACACCAACCTCACCAACGCTCACCGTCGTCGCATCGGTTACGTACATCGCACAGCAATCTAATCTTACCTTACTGCGAACAGCCATCGTGCGAGCCGGTCTGATCGATGAATTCAACAAGTCGGGTATTACCATCTTTGCGCCATCCGACGATGCGTTCAGAGCGGGGGCTATAGTGATGCCAACGCGATCAACAACGCGCCGGTGTCTGAGTTGCAACGTATTCTACGCTATCATGTGGTAG
- a CDS encoding fasciclin domain-containing protein, producing MQRILRYHVVGSRIDQSAIPTMVNTVYQTTLADNQISVYKVNNSDISVNNGKIIQGDNPTVGSVVHIINALLKPATVNLVALAKSNTNLSLFAAAVDRANASTQSTLNAVMQNGMTIFAPNDAAFKAAGYADAAAIQKADQAVISDLLLYHVLKYSAYSQTFQNGADVVTAQGTSIRTNVSGGKVTLLGKGNGTSVANVVTADQVASNGVLHVIDRVLLAK from the coding sequence TTGCAACGTATTCTACGCTATCATGTGGTAGGGTCGCGCATTGACCAGAGCGCCATACCGACAATGGTCAACACCGTTTATCAGACAACACTGGCTGATAACCAGATCTCGGTATACAAGGTGAACAACAGTGACATCAGCGTCAACAACGGCAAGATTATCCAGGGCGACAACCCGACGGTGGGTAGTGTGGTGCACATCATCAACGCGCTGCTGAAACCGGCAACGGTCAATCTGGTAGCACTGGCTAAATCAAATACCAACCTGTCGCTTTTCGCGGCTGCTGTTGATCGGGCGAATGCATCGACGCAGTCGACGCTTAACGCCGTGATGCAGAATGGTATGACCATTTTTGCCCCGAATGATGCTGCTTTCAAAGCGGCTGGCTACGCGGATGCTGCTGCTATCCAGAAAGCCGATCAGGCCGTTATTTCGGATCTGCTGCTGTACCATGTGCTGAAATACAGCGCTTATTCGCAGACGTTCCAGAACGGAGCTGACGTGGTTACGGCGCAGGGTACCAGCATTCGCACCAACGTATCGGGGGGTAAAGTGACGCTTCTGGGCAAAGGCAATGGTACGTCGGTTGCTAATGTCGTTACGGCCGATCAG